TGCTATAACTATTAATCAACAAGCGTTCATCTTCCCTAGCGCGGCCATACCCATCAGAAGATTTGAAGTGGAAAGCACACTGAGGAATTTCTGCTTATCATGTGCAGGAAGTCGCGTCCCGCCCTTCCAGTCCCCCCAAACGCCCACCATCTCAGCTCAGGGACTTGGTGGTCACGAGTTGCAGGGAAAGATGACACCAGAATATTACACGTTCAtgaattatttgttgttattggtgataaatagtgttgttattatttttgtttttatggtgGTGAAACGAGACGACGCTcgaacaccagagagagagagagagagagagagagagagagagagagagagagagagagagagagagagagagagcacatgacGGTAAATCCAGCCACTGACGCATCTTAGGCACCACATGACCAAACTTGACTCAATAACACGTGCAAGCGAACCGTGTGGAAAATgtactattacacacacacacacacacacacacacacacacacacacacacacacttcatttctCCATCAGCAACTTTCAGGATATATAATACACGGAGCGAATAATGTTTTTATCAAGGCTTGTAGTCAGAAGCGTTATGGcgttttaaaagaaaaaatacatcaaaGTTTGCAAGTTTATCAAGGACTAGAAAACATGTATTAGCACGCACGAGTAGTACATACGTGGAATTCGTGACATAGAAAATACACTTTTTGGGTTATACTACgagactaacaacaacaataacagtgacaacaacaatgataaatcATCATGCACGTTACTCCATCACTCTTCTCACGGTCCTGCCGCGGCTATAAAAACCTTCCACTCCTTGTTTACCTCAGTGGTGATGTCCCCCTCCGTATCCGCCATGTCCCCCGTGGCCACCGTGACCCCCGTGGCCGTATCCTTTGGGGCAGATGGTTTCGTAACTCTTCCGTGTTCGAGTGGCGTACACAGTGACGTATGACTTCTCGGTGACAGTGATGTATTTGGGCAGGGTGTTGATGACGGTGTGGGTGATGTACTGGGGCAGCGTGGCCTTCTTGGTGACGAACTGGGGCACCTGTGGAGGGCGATGGTTCAGAATTGTGTTCTTTGTATTGCAAAATATTCCTATATTGTACTTCCGCCACATTCAAAAGGCTATATTTGGAATGATCTTTTTTGAATGATATTATTATGATTgcagtgacagattgacaagatctctgaattattaaccctttcaatactgggacacacttttaccttgaattttgtgtactattagaccattttattgacattaggaagagtctgtggaagttaaaagattaatggcctcaatTTTAcctatttcaattccccacataagtttctgaacctgtataaaatcaccaaatagtaagcagagtgaatattgaAAGGTGTTATGGTACCGAAGgagttaacaggagaaacagcctTCAGAATCCTGCTTATCATCCCTTTGACTTTTGGAAatatttgtggagagagagagagagagagagagagtgagttagcaaagcgtttcagaatacgtacCATATagtatttcatgtttgtttatacCCGTTGTGTTATTTCTGTTCATCCTCATGTATACTATAGTGAAAATAATGTACGGCGGACTGAGTTTTGAAATTAAATGTGTATGACTTTTGTctttccatatatctatcaatcCGTTTATGTATATGTGAATATTTTTATCCATTCACTTATCTATCAAATTAGTTCatcaatcagtctatctatctatttatctatctatctatctatctatctatctatctttcaataCTTGCAGTGCCGGTACACTTACGTTCTGGGTCTGCGTGATGAAGTAAGGCACTGACTGTTTGTTGAGGATCGTAGTCGTGAGGTACACCGGCTCGTACGTGTTAGCCACCGACTTTCTGCGGGCAAGAGAgaggtaaagtagtagtagtagtagtagtagtagtagtagtagtagtagtagtagtagtactagtagtggcaGTAGGATGTTAACTTGTCCTCCTGAACAATCATAGAGAGTAAAACTAGTACACAGGAAAATAGTTTGTTTAATTTCAAACCATATATACATTTTCAGCTGTGGTCTGTGCTTAcctagtagttatagtagtagtagtgtacatCCACTTGCTTGAGGTAACCTAGTATGTCTCAACTACGAACTGTAACTTTTATCAGTACATAACAGTGAACATTCATCTGTTATTGACAATTATGGTGACAGTCCCTAACGTTGCATTTCAAGATTGTTAACAACGCTCACTTACCCTCCGTTGTAGTAAGGCACCGGTCTGTACTCCGTTTTCTCCAGCCACACTGTCTTGTAGCCGCAGTCATAGTCATCAGCCAGAGCTAAGTGCGCTaccatcacagccaccaccaccaccgccagcacgcGCCTCGCACCACACGTCCGTCCTCCAAGCTAGGCGATAAAAAGCGTATCATTGTATGGAAGCATTGTGGAGAAAGTTGTGATATCAGATGATGAATCGgatgagtacacacacacacacacacacacacacacacacacacacacacacacacacacacacacacacacactaactaactaactaactaactaactaactaactaatcaACTTTAAACCAACTGACTAATTActaacacacacgaacacaaacacacgcatgaACAATGAACAAAGGTGTCTTTCTAATTCGTTCAGCTAGAGAGAGTTTTGCCCCTGTGGCTCTTCTTAAACGATGCTGAGATAAGagaactatcaccaccaccaccaccattccctacCACTGCTCTCCCTCACGCTAGTGTTTCCAGTTACTCCTCTCTCACGATAACCATTTACCTCTAGTGAAGTGAAATCCTGCATTCTCACGAGTTAATCCATGACATGTACAGAGTCATGCACCGAGGCTCATGTGTGTAAACGGTGCTACTATTACCTGTACTGAGAAGTAAGAAAACCGACTATACTGAGAGAgactgaaggtggtggtggagcaaagAGTTCAAGAAGGAAAGTTGGCccgaagggaagatgaaagtgTCTATGTGGGCCAAACAAACGCTCCAACGGGCCTCAAGAGAAACCGTTTATTTTATTAACAGCGATGACTCAGGGAAACTTTGCATGCAGATTAAACACGTGCCTTTGTTGACCGAGGTCCCAATGGAATGACGGTGGTCTGTTTGTTAGGAAGaaaaattttctatttatgatgtTATGTTTTTTCCTGCTCTTCATTATATCAtcgtcagcagcagcattaccatattatcattattattatcattataattattattattattattattattattattattattattattattattaacattattattgttcagacattcagacaagttggaggaggatgaagagaaacacaggtgtagggaggtgagtttattccctactagtttcgctgatgcttcttcaCCTCCCTACactttgtttctcttcacctcctcctccattattattattattattattattattattattattattattattattattatcatcatcatcatcatcatcgcagcattattattattattattattattattattattattagtagtagtagtagtagtagtagtagtagtagtagtagcagtagtagtagattatCGCCATCAATACgccgtcatcgtcgtcgtcacaatgaacataaatgtcatgtaatgtaaGTAAACATAAGAATTCCTGAAAAAAATTAATCATGACACACTTTTTACTAGTGTTTGTTTCTTGCACACTTTAAAGTGGTAAAAACTCGCGTTCCGCACACGTGCGtgttttaccagagagagagagagagagagagagagaaagaaagaaagctggggaaaagaattaatcttacttcatattttttttttttttttctttcaatatgtttgtttattggaAACGTCTTGTTGCAAGGATGTAATGTTTTACAGTCACATTGTCCGTTGTCCCTAGATAGGCATCATTATGTACCGAGTCTCCAATAAGTCTGGAGCTATAGGATTTctaatttgtttaattttgtagAAAATAACCCATGTCTCTGATTAGAGAGATCATTCAATCTACTATGCTGTCTTGGGCTCTTAGGCACCGAAAGATTGCAGCAGAATTGAACATCTTGCATCCAGAGCGGCCGCCGGTTTTgtgtttcccctcctcccctcccatgtGCCCAGACTTATGGAACGCCCGGTACTACACAGGACGGTCTGTTCTCCACGCCATTTAAACCTTCTTGCGTTAGTGATGTTGACAGTGAAGTGCATTCTGCAAGTAAGGACGCAGCTTCATAAGTAGCATCCTATATTTTCCTGTTGCTGCTTCAATTAAATGTACGATTATAAATTATGATACTTGTTACTGAAACGTATAATTATGTTCATATATACGTGACACTACGTAACACTCAGGGGTTGAATTAATGCTATTGTAATTTGTGGACTAAATTCATGTCATATTATATAACACTCATGAAGCAAATGACAAAATTAACACTGCCACTATAGCATGACGTTCATACGCCACACTCACGCAAACCTGCTGGAATTAACACAGCATACTAAGTGTAGATATAGCAAAATACAATGAAGTCAACATCCACTCACCATTGCTAACACTTGCGAACTAACACAGTCACCAAACAAGCGGTGAGGCCTCCAACGCAAACTGAAGCGTCACAACGAACACCCTGCGGCACACCAAGGTCTGAAAGAGAAACAGTGCAGCACCTCACTACACACAACCGCTACCACCGACACACCTTCCAGTACTAGCGAGAGAAAATCATGTGCTCGTCCACACTACCCGTGACCGACCACCTTCCATCCACCCCCTCTACCCACCCCAataatcaccatcactgttCACTTCATGACTGGAAGCGATTTCGATGGAGAGAAAGCACGTCTTACGGTTCCTTtcgagccttttttttttctctctctctctttttttttttttttttttttttttgtctcagtgGTAGTAAAGCGACAAAGAGACGTGTCCGATCACCGCACGTTGTTTGGCGAATATCCGGGCGCTGGACGAGGAAACCTGAGACAACAATATgaaagtaatagcagtaacGAAGAAAGCAGAGGTGAACACTGCTGAAAAATTAAGGCAATCATAGGAAGACCATAAAGCTATTACAATCATTAATCTAGTGAAAACAATAATTTATATGTAATCATTAGGTTTGTAGTGAGGCAGCGGGTTGGGGATTGCAAGCACTTCAGGCCTGAGCATTGTGGGCCCTCATGGAAATGGCGTTCTATTACATAAATCTTACGTGTTCAGCTTTATGGATTCAATCTGGAAATTCAAAAATGGAATTTGATGGAAAAGCGGACGAAACACAAGTTAGGCGATTATTTTCTTAACGTCTCCCGAATGAAGCAGTCATAATTTTCAACCGATagggttaagaaaataaataaacagatagatatatgTGAAATAAAGTAGTCATGCCGAGAATAAGTCAAAAATCATATTTGTTGGTTTACAGACTGCTATACTTATGATCATTATGTCCAGCCATTGCGAGGTTATGCTTAAGATAAAACGTCATCACAGACTTAAAATACTCCTGAATATGATGGTGCTTCTAGATTTTCCATAAAAGTTTattagagagaaaattaaagatttTTATGTATATCTTGCGCGTCACATTAGATCCTCATATACTAAGACACGGGAAGCAGAGTAGGGAGAGGCGAGTGTtttgcttcctccctccctccctctctcccaccctgcATGGTActttccctcctcacccaccctttgaccctccctccttaccctgccCGGGAGCCATAGTTGATTAAGTGTAAattttgagtctctctctctctctctctctctctctctctctctctctctctctctctctctctctctctctctctcatcgaggCAGTGTTTAAACAAACAAGTGATGCGTGTCGCTGGCAGATGTTCATTCGCTATCTTAATATTTGCCGCCCGTGAGCTTTGCCTCTCTTGACACTAAAAGCACAACGTAAGCTGCTGCCTCAGAGAAACAGCAGCGAGTGAAACTTAAAACTAACTTGAGAATCAATGTAAAGGCTTCGGTGGAGCTAGAAGGCAATAATTTATTATCTacgtaatgaaaaaataatagataaataaatgagtaaataataaTCGAAGGTAAagacttttcttccattttcgaTGCAAAAAGTTTAGAACTTCATTGATTTCCATTACAAGACCTTACGTAAACCACGAGGATATTCATCAGATCTGATCAGAAATCTGAGACTTACTTCTCTAGGGTTTCCCTCATGCCTCAGCAGTCTTCACGCTGCTTAATCGTCAGCTGTGATGCGAAATGGCCTGTATCACCTTCACACGCAATATTATGCAAAGCCATTCAAAAATAAATTTAGTAATGCAACGATATTGACATGACTTCATTCGTCAAGCTTCCAGCTTCTGGCTGTAAAATTAACGTgtacttacctagttgtatttagctagttgtagttttacagggcctgggctttatgctcgtgtggccccgtctccatatctacacttatccaatttttctttaaaactatgcacactcgttgctgacaccacttcctcactcaaactgttccaagtctcaacacatctttgcgggaaactatattttttaacatctcccagatatcttcccttcctcagtttcttactatgcgatcttgtgcttctaatgtcatattcttctctcaggattagtttctcattatccacttgatccattccgttaatcaatttataaacttgtatcagatcccctctctctcttctctgttccagggttggtagatccatagcttttagtctctcctcatataacATCCCTTTaacttctggaaccattcttgtagccattttttgtagtctctccaatttccttatgtgtttctttctatGGGGgctccacacaactcctgcatatttcaaTCTGTGTTTTATTACAGTACTtaacaatttcttcatcatttctttgtccatgtagtgaaatactaatccaatattccttagcaaattatatgtctctgaaaattctatcaatatggcttaccggttgattgttttcttccatcgtcactcccaagtccttttccttttttacttttttctagttctactccatgtcccatagattcccactggtcgtctttcgctttttcccatttccatgacatgtgtgtgtgtgtgtgtgtgtgtgtgtgtgtgtgtgtgtgtgtgaaattagcAACTTCAGAAATTTGTCATATGATCAACACTTAACTTCTTTGCAGTGGCTTTACCGTATAGCGACAGGTGTCTATAGTAtcttctccattcattcatctatctatctatttatttatctcttcgtctatctatttattcatctatccatccatccatccatccatctatctatctatctatctatctatctatctatctatctatctatctatctatctatccatctatctatcgaGTCTAAAGTCCATTGGAGAGTTTAACAGTGACTGGGTCTCCTTCACAATCCTCTATGAAGTCGCAATGACAAGCTCTttttctgttgttctttttcttaacgGCCGGTTTGCGaaagtttcttttctcttggtgGATCTTTGTAAACTATTTAACGTGCAAACTTTCCTTACGTGACtgtaggaatatgaaagtaTTGTAAACATGGGAATCTTGGCGTAACATCATCAACATTTTGGCACGGAAAAAGCTCCGGTGTGCGAAGGGAAGAGAGCGTGACACACCGAGCGTGCTCTGGTACACACCCGCTCAAGCCTGAGTAGGGCTCCCCCGACCAGTAAATTGGTTCAGTAGTGTCAGCGAAGCTTAAATTGTTTCTCAAAGCAGAGAGAAGATTCTATCTCTGAAAAGAAACTGATACTTTGATCAAACATTACcgataacttttcttttttatttatagtagtataGTTCATGAAATATTTgattgcaaagagagagagagagagagagagagagagagagagagagagagagagagagagagagagagagagatggttaatGATTTTTTTGTACGGAAAGGGATAAATGGAGAGATGCATTAAGCCGAGAGtgttaatgataaagaaaaggatgagaatcTCTGGTGTATACCAAGACACAAGGTGCATCCGTGCGGCGGATAAAGCCTGGctgggtggttgtggtgtcttgAGCGGGGAAAGTAACTACTGTCGTCCATCCGTAACGCACCTGTTGAGACTACTGATGGAatcgccactctctctctctctctctctctctctctctctgcaccattATGACGCTATTACAGTGTGCCGAATTGGTTTGCTTCCGTCATTCCCTCAGTGGGCACACGCTCTCACTGCTGCTTCAGGAAACGGTGCATAATGTACTTTTTTCTGTCATCAGTCATATTGTACTTTGTAGGCTCAATATTCAGCTGCACAGTTATTGTAGTACCGTTGTTATTCAATGTAGAAATTATGTCAGTTTATTTGATTGTATTTTGAATGAAGCAACcttttatagtttttatttCGTATTAGATTCATGTAAATATTCGATTGTTATTAATAGTATAGTATATCATGGTTCGAGccggcgtgtgtgtatgtgtgtgtgtttcactgtttcactgtttgatctgctgcagtctctgacgagacagacagacgttaccctacggaacgagctcagagctcattatttccgatcttcggataggcctgagaccaggcacacaccacacaccgggacaacaaggtcacaactcctcgatttacatcccatacctactcactgctaggtgaacaggggctacacgtgaaaggagacacacccaaatatctccacccggccagggaatcgaaccccggtcctctggcttgtgaagccagcgctctaaccactgagctaccgggcgtgtgtgtgtgtgtgtgtgtgtgcgtgtaattcaccacggtcgtctactggtcactcagccagccttccccattacggagcgagctcagagctcatagaccgatcttcgggaaggactgAAAATACAATACactcaacacaccgggaaagcgaggccacaacccctcgagttacatcccgtgcctatttgctgctaggtgaacagaagctacacattaagaggcttgcccctttgcctcaccgctttccgggactcgaacccggaccctctcggttgtgagacgaccgtgctaaccactacactacgcggtctgtgtgtgtgtgtgtgtgtgtgtgtgtgtgtgcgtgtgtgtgttattcaccacggttgtctgctggtcacccagccagtctttcccctacaGAAAGAGCTCGTAGTTGACCGatcatcaggtaggactgagaccacaccacacaccggaaaagcgaggccacaacccctcgagttacatcccgtacctatttactgctaggtgaacaggggctacatattaagaggcttgcccatttgcctcgccgctttccgggactcgaaccaagaccctctcgattgtgagtcgagcgtgctaaccactacactacgcggtgtgtgtgtgtgtgtgtgtttcctggttGGGTTTCATTGAATGTTCAGGTGGGATCCTGTAACAGCGTTGATGAAGTGTTCAGAGTTGCATTTCTTCCCATACTACCCTATTTATTCTGGTAGCCTCTCCGTGCCGCTTCCAGCCGTGTCTAACTTCATTGCTCTCCTTAGTTAGTAAccatgaagaagagatgaaaattaaATAGAGGAGACCAGTAACCTTGTAAAATAGTCTCTTGGGAAATCTGCCCAAGCTCTCAAATTTCAGTAACAACTCAAGCTCATGACTTGGAACACTTGAAGCGTCCCCGTTGCGTAGGCTGGACAACATCACAATATAGTACACCGTTAGAGACTCATCTCTCAACCCGaagcaccatcatcatcatcagccttcAGGTATGTAAACTGTCTGTAGTGGTATTTTATCCTGTACTATACACAATGATGAGTGGATGTTTGATGTTCAGTAGATGAATGTGGTTAAAGGGTGATTGTGTCGGGACTTAGCCAGTGCAGCAGAAGAGGCGGTGAGGGCGTAGGATGGCGGTGAAGAGGAGGTGTGGCTGCCCCGCGTGGAGGCAACAGGCGCCGCTCCAAGCCTCCACACCACCCGCACCTGGTAGTATGCAGTAGTGACACATGATTTTACCGATACTGGGTGCAAGATATATCGTGGATGGTTCCCTAGTGCAAAGCAATATGTCCACCTGGCCCCAGATTTACTCTTCTTGTCTGGTCGGCTACTCTGTCATTGGCAGCTGGCAGGAAAAGGCATACCTGTAATGTCACTTGATAGACTTACTTTGTTATCCAGATACCTTTGCACCGTTCAATACTTATGAGTGTACCTATATATGTAATCTTTTTGACATCCAACTTTCACACCATTGCTTTTTTACATAGATGGTAGATTTGAGAATGATTAGAATCAAGAATGAGCAAGATAAATATGGTAGGAGGAGGTCCTATTCTTGACTTTTACCATATGCTCTTGCATAGTTATCTCTTATAGTTAGGGATTGGATACTCCTTGAGTCCAATATGTTATTTATAACTGGATCTTACTTTCTAGCCTGTGAAAGTTCAAGTTTAGATGCTGAGGTTTTCTCCATTGCAAGTTTGTATTCTGCGCCAACTTTCCTCTACTGCAATGTCTCGCTCAAACATTATGATCCCAAATAGCCAAGGTATGTAAAGCTGTACAGGTTATCTAGATTTGTTATTTTGTGCACTATGTATATGTTTTCTGCCTGGTAAGCTTCTTGAGGTTCCGTTTAATATTTCTAAATATCTGAATGCTCAACAGAAGGTGGAGTAAAGCGTGCAGCTGAACCTGAGGCAAGTACCAATGAGGAGAAACGCTTCCACAAAGACACCACACCTGATGGAGTCATGGAAGTTGTACGAAGGAAACGGAGAAAAtatgccctcctcctctcttactgtGGCAAAGGCTATTTAGGCATGCAGAGGTATACATTTGCTAGATAAGCTACACTACTTTGTACATGCTGTATCTTACTAATTAGTACTAAAGTTTGATGAAGTGCTCATCCATATTAATTCAACAGAAACCCAGGTTACCGTACCATAGAAGATGACCTTTTGACTGCCATGTTGCATGCTGACCTAATGACTGAGGAGGGCTGTACCTGTCCTCAGATGTTCCACTTTCAACGTGCAGCTCGTACAGACAAGGGGGTGTCAGCAGCTCGCCAGGTGGTGTCTGTTAAACTCCGTAAGTGTGAATACCAGAAGAGTATTGTCACATTGGTGCAGTGGGAAAAAATATGTCAAGAAACAATATTGACTGGGCCCATGTAATAGAATTATTCATTGAAAACACATAATGGAAGTAATTAAATATCTTAATTGTTTGCCTGCATGTGATCAAAGATGCATCTTACCAGCTATTACTCAGTTGAGTGTAGGCATCTGCTGTGCTTTTATTATAAGTCCCATTCATTCTTACAAGTTTATGAATTTTCAGCTGAAGATGTGACCATACCAGATATGGTAGTGAGAATCAATCAACATCTCTGCAGTCAGATCCGTGTTATGGCCATTCGACGAGCAACTAAAGGTTTCAATTGCAAATCTTGGTGTGACTCTCGGACGTATTCTTACATGTGTCCAACCTTCGCCTTTGCTCCAGAAATAGAGGTAATATTTATGATTTCATACTGCATCATACTTCATACGTATTAagtatttatttctgtattcCATTATCATAAAAAGCATCAACGATGGATGGATACAGATCGTGGGAATCCCTTTCTAGAACTTTTAGTACCACATAGAACACTGTTTGCCCCTTTGTCACTCATTTGTATTTTACCTTGAATTATGAATTTTATTTATGATATTAATTATTACATACATTATTGAATACATTATCAATataatatttttgtcttatttcagAAGGCAAAAGAGGACTACCGTATCACTCCTGAAGTATTGGATGGGTTGAGAAATATTCTCAAACTTTATGAAGGCACTCATAACTTCCATAATTTTACTGCTCGAAAGTAAGTTCacccacttttattttttacttttcttttttataccatcTCCAAATCTTTCAGATAAGTAATCTGTACTCACCACCACAATAGTCTAAGCCCTGAGGTGATGTTGACATTGTTTTGGGGATTTTACATTTAgttgaaaaatatattttcttacctATCTTCCTAAGTGTTAGCATATTAAAGTTAAAAAGATGAATGGATAGTTTTAgaagtgtttgttttgattttcagGAAAGCCCAGGATGCCAGTGCCAATCGCTACATTATGGACATTGATTGTGGCCAACCTTTTGAGCGAAATGGGCTGGAATGGCTATTGATAAAAATCAAAGGTATATTGTCTTGTGTGATGAACATCTAGTTTGGTTCAATAGTTTTCAGTAGAAATTCATTAGATTTTGCTCATTCTGGTCCTTATTGTATCTGTCttagtaatttttgtttttgctgtaAATATGTCTAATCCTTTGGACAGGGCAGAGTTTCATGCTTCATCAAATTCGTAAGATGGTGGGCCTGGCAATGGCCATTAGCCGGGGTCTGGTTGGGTCTGAAGTCATTGCTAGAGCATGGAAGGAGTCCCGCTTAGATGTGCCCATAGCACCTGGTCTTGGCCTTGTACTGGAAGAGCCGCattacaacaaatacaacaagagATATGGATCAGATGGGATTCATGAGGtttgtatattgtgtgtgttacataACTATTGAAGTTTTGAATACACATCCATTGAGGAAGCAAGGCATCAGAAAGATAGGGATTTGTCTCTCACCTAATGCTTTGCTTATGTATGTACACCTGCTGGTGTTGTAAGTTGCTAGAAGAAACCAGTGTCAATACTGTAAGGGATTGAAAATTTGCCTACTAGAATACAGTAATCATTAAACTTTTATCTAACTTATAGCCCCTCACCTGGGAGGATGAGAAGCAGAAGATTGAAGAGTTTCGAGAGGATAACATTGACTCCTGCATCATTGAAACTGAAATTCGAGACAAGTCCATGCTGCAGTGGTTGTCAACCCTTCCCCTGCATCATTTCAGCACCTCTGAGGTGACTTTGCCGGTAAATGTTAAGAGTTGGAAGAAAAACTGCATGTACAGATTAGTCATCA
This DNA window, taken from Portunus trituberculatus isolate SZX2019 chromosome 15, ASM1759143v1, whole genome shotgun sequence, encodes the following:
- the LOC123503970 gene encoding tRNA pseudouridine synthase A-like isoform X2, coding for MLRFSPLQVCILRQLSSTAMSRSNIMIPNSQEGGVKRAAEPEASTNEEKRFHKDTTPDGVMEVVRRKRRKYALLLSYCGKGYLGMQRNPGYRTIEDDLLTAMLHADLMTEEGCTCPQMFHFQRAARTDKGVSAARQVVSVKLPEDVTIPDMVVRINQHLCSQIRVMAIRRATKGFNCKSWCDSRTYSYMCPTFAFAPEIEKAKEDYRITPEVLDGLRNILKLYEGTHNFHNFTARKKAQDASANRYIMDIDCGQPFERNGLEWLLIKIKGQSFMLHQIRKMVGLAMAISRGLVGSEVIARAWKESRLDVPIAPGLGLVLEEPHYNKYNKRYGSDGIHEPLTWEDEKQKIEEFREDNIDSCIIETEIRDKSMLQWLSTLPLHHFSTSEKNTSGLSSKTKGSDDEVEDEDEDDLDQYRVSPHKSKETPVTSGVGKLKEITNGHIGTNVEGSLNVPSNTDQSEGEASNVSEAKCPNS
- the LOC123503969 gene encoding uncharacterized protein LOC123503969 isoform X1; translated protein: MQDFTSLELGGRTCGARRVLAVVVVAVMVAHLALADDYDCGYKTVWLEKTEYRPVPYYNGGKSVANTYEPVYLTTTILNKQSVPYFITQTQNVPQFVTKKATLPQYITHTVINTLPKYITVTEKSYVTVYATRTRKSYETICPKGYGHGGHGGHGGHGGYGGGHHH
- the LOC123503970 gene encoding tRNA pseudouridine synthase A-like isoform X1 encodes the protein MLRFSPLQVCILRQLSSTAMSRSNIMIPNSQEGGVKRAAEPEASTNEEKRFHKDTTPDGVMEVVRRKRRKYALLLSYCGKGYLGMQRNPGYRTIEDDLLTAMLHADLMTEEGCTCPQMFHFQRAARTDKGVSAARQVVSVKLPEDVTIPDMVVRINQHLCSQIRVMAIRRATKGFNCKSWCDSRTYSYMCPTFAFAPEIEKAKEDYRITPEVLDGLRNILKLYEGTHNFHNFTARKKAQDASANRYIMDIDCGQPFERNGLEWLLIKIKGQSFMLHQIRKMVGLAMAISRGLVGSEVIARAWKESRLDVPIAPGLGLVLEEPHYNKYNKRYGSDGIHEPLTWEDEKQKIEEFREDNIDSCIIETEIRDKSMLQWLSTLPLHHFSTSEVTLPKNTSGLSSKTKGSDDEVEDEDEDDLDQYRVSPHKSKETPVTSGVGKLKEITNGHIGTNVEGSLNVPSNTDQSEGEASNVSEAKCPNS
- the LOC123503969 gene encoding uncharacterized protein LOC123503969 isoform X2, giving the protein MLGGRTCGARRVLAVVVVAVMVAHLALADDYDCGYKTVWLEKTEYRPVPYYNGGKSVANTYEPVYLTTTILNKQSVPYFITQTQNVPQFVTKKATLPQYITHTVINTLPKYITVTEKSYVTVYATRTRKSYETICPKGYGHGGHGGHGGHGGYGGGHHH